The nucleotide sequence TGGTTGAACATGTGCAGCGACCGGCGCCCCGGGTCGTCCAGCAGGCACAGGCCGGCATCGTCCGACTCCATCAGCACCTTCATGCCGCTCTCGGCCGGGATGTCCTCGCGCCGCGTCTCGGTCCAGCGCGACACCGGAATGGTGAAGTCGTCCGAGAAGCCGCGGAGATAAGGCGAGGCCGGCTCGACGATGCGGTGGCGGTACACGCCGAACTTCTTCTGGGGCAGCGCGTGCTTGGGCACGCCGTGGAAATGGTGCACCGCCGCCTGGGCCCCCCAGCAGATGTTGAAGCAGCCATGGACGTTGGTCTGCGTCCAGTCGAAGACCCGGCGCAGCTCGTCCCAGTAGGTCACCTGCTCGAACGGCATCGTCTCGACCGGCGCGCCGGTGACGATGAAGCCGTCGAACTTCTCTGTCCGGACATCCTCCCAGTCGCGGTAGAAGGACAGGATGTGGTCGCTGGGCGTGTTGCGCGGGACGTGGTTGGTCATCTTGACCAGCGTCAGCTCGACCTGCAGCGGCGAGGCGCCAAGCAGCCGGGCGAACTGGGTCTCGGTCTTGACCTTGTTCGGCATCAGGTTCAGCAGGC is from Inquilinus sp. Marseille-Q2685 and encodes:
- the metA gene encoding homoserine O-succinyltransferase gives rise to the protein MPIKIPNDLPARSVLEAEGVMVMLEAQAVRQDIRPMRIGLLNLMPNKVKTETQFARLLGASPLQVELTLVKMTNHVPRNTPSDHILSFYRDWEDVRTEKFDGFIVTGAPVETMPFEQVTYWDELRRVFDWTQTNVHGCFNICWGAQAAVHHFHGVPKHALPQKKFGVYRHRIVEPASPYLRGFSDDFTIPVSRWTETRREDIPAESGMKVLMESDDAGLCLLDDPGRRSLHMFNHVEYDTDTLGDEYFRDVAAGKPIALPHDYFPGNDPARRPQNRWRSHAHLLFGNWINQLYQTTPYEIDDIGRG